In Pirellulaceae bacterium, the sequence TTGATGTGATAAATTACCTGGACAAAGCGTTGTTCTACCTTTTCCAGCACTTCCACGAATTGGGACGGTATCTGTTCTCTTGCATAATTCCGGAACCAGTCAATATTGTCTTTGGTTACGCTACCCGGTGGTAGTGAAATCGGGCGACGAACGCCGCTTCGATCATTCATTAACTTGTCGAGCTCTTCGCCTTCAACACAATTGTGATACCAGACGATGTTGGCGAGTCGCTTGCCACGGCCGAGTTGGCCGTCCAGGTTTGGAATTGCATCGATGAGAATCTGGCCAGAGGGAGTCAGGAAATAGGTTAACGCATCTCCGAGGCTGTCCATGCTTTTCGCCGATAGGAGAGACTCCGCTACGATGCCGCGCCACGCGACGTAGCCGGCGTACTTTGGTTGGGCGTCCGGTTGCAAGATCTTACGTGACTGCTAAGAGATAACGTCGGCGCAAACGAAGCGGGTCGACTTGTATAGAAGCGCCGTTGACGAAGCTTAGCTGGGCTCCCTTCTCGTCCGGAGCAATCGATGCCAATTCTCTGCCAAAGTGGTAATGGGCTGGATCAAAATGACTTAGCAATGCTCGATAAAGTTTCGTCCATGACGAGAATCGGTAGTCACTTGTCTCCTGGAAAAGCGTACTTCCGTCCTGACGAAAAAAACGGAGCCATGATAGTTCAATGGCCACTGTTGTTCGGGTCGTTTTCGCTAAGGTACCTGAGGGTCGTTTGGTTCAATCCAATGCCGGCACCTCGACCCTTGAGGGCAGTTGTTTGTCTTTCATTGATGTCAACGGTGCAGCCTAGGTCGCGTAAAATGAGTCCGGTTGTCAATCCTGCCATTGAGCCACCGATAATCGCAACACGTGGCCATTTACTCTTGTGCATCCGACAGTCCTAACTGAGTTGTGACTTGAGAGTGTCGTTGCCGCTTGGCACGGGCGCCGCTTGGCACAGGAAAGCCGAGTAGCGGATCGCTGTGTAAGTTGGAAGGGTGAAGTTCAGGTTTCAGTGCGCGGCACGGCTGCTTTGTAAATCGTGATGTTTGTGTAGACGGGAGGGACTCGTATAAGAAAGAGCTAGCCTTCGCGAACCGTTCGGTAGATCCAATTAGCGGTTTTTCCGTAACGCCTGGGTTCTCTCCTTGATTGTCTGATAAGGGTCCTGCGCTCGCACACTTGGATCGACATATTTGGCCAAATCTCGCATGGCGATCACCGTGCATTGCTGGTCCTTGAGATACTTTATGTACTCTTTGAAATCTTGGGGGCGGTGTTCACTCATGGATGTTCCAAGGCAGGAACTCCATGAAAGCAAAGAACGGCGATTTTTCCATCGCGGGCCTGATCCACAGCCCATTTCAAATCTTTCATGGTCCAACTGAGGGTCATAGGCTGGTCCCGGTGAGCCCTCTCCAGCGTCGCTGTATTCGAGGGTCGAACTCCCCGCCAACTCCCCCTCCTCCGGCGCTTTGACGGCCTCTAAAGTGTGGCCGAATCCGGGGTAACAAAAAGTAACAGCATTCGGAATGCCATGTTCGGCACAGCGTTTCTCGATGTGTTTTACCGAGCTCTTTAATTGATCGCCAGTGATGGAACTGACGCCCCGGTGGTGTTGCGTATGGTTGCCAATTTCAAAACCCATCTCATGAAGTTCGCGAATCTGTTTCCAAGTCGTATAGTGATCCTTGTTCTTCAGAAAGCCTAATCCTTCGGTAACGTAAAATGTTGCGCCGAATCCGTATTGCTTCAGAATATCCGAGACAAAGATTCGATCTGATTTGTTGGCATCATCAAAAGTTAGCACCACTAACTTGTCGGGAATTTGAATTAATTTGGTTTCTTTCGCCTCAAGAAACTTGCCTGTTACCGTTAACTGCCAAAGTAAAATAATGAAAGTGATTGCTAGGGACTTCATGACTTGCCTCGGCGAAAATGAAGT encodes:
- a CDS encoding FAD-dependent monooxygenase yields the protein MHKSKWPRVAIIGGSMAGLTTGLILRDLGCTVDINERQTTALKGRGAGIGLNQTTLRYLSENDPNNSGH
- a CDS encoding polysaccharide deacetylase family protein yields the protein MKSLAITFIILLWQLTVTGKFLEAKETKLIQIPDKLVVLTFDDANKSDRIFVSDILKQYGFGATFYVTEGLGFLKNKDHYTTWKQIRELHEMGFEIGNHTQHHRGVSSITGDQLKSSVKHIEKRCAEHGIPNAVTFCYPGFGHTLEAVKAPEEGELAGSSTLEYSDAGEGSPGPAYDPQLDHERFEMGCGSGPRWKNRRSLLSWSSCLGTSMSEHRPQDFKEYIKYLKDQQCTVIAMRDLAKYVDPSVRAQDPYQTIKERTQALRKNR